Proteins from one Candidatus Deferrimicrobium sp. genomic window:
- a CDS encoding DUF4388 domain-containing protein, with the protein MQGKIADFGIPDIFQLISSQGKSGSLAISGEERVTIFLFSGGMIVDVQPDRRESKSLLGTMLRDAGYLTDSELKRFLSAQGTGGKKIGEILVEKGKVSKEILGRYLVLQVKECLFDVLMLREGEYRFEVFAVRPATWGGEPIRPDVLLMEGMQFLDEYPRYRGIFPSGDYRVTRKRGVRVDPNALPEEERILWMALDFSEDPNRVYRKACLTGFEGIKALAALLQRGLIEVLAAEPGVRVDPGKRLRDEIAFRRRFDAIRMALWGVAVAASAVWVYRGLLSRCVFRTFTAWIDFF; encoded by the coding sequence ATGCAGGGGAAGATCGCCGACTTCGGCATCCCGGATATCTTCCAGCTCATCTCCTCCCAGGGGAAGAGCGGTTCCCTCGCGATCTCCGGGGAGGAACGCGTGACGATCTTTCTCTTCTCCGGAGGAATGATCGTGGACGTCCAGCCGGATCGCCGTGAATCGAAATCCCTTCTCGGCACGATGCTCCGGGATGCGGGGTACCTGACGGACTCCGAGCTCAAGCGGTTCCTCTCCGCCCAAGGGACGGGCGGGAAGAAGATCGGCGAAATCCTGGTCGAAAAGGGGAAGGTCTCGAAGGAGATCCTCGGCCGGTACCTCGTCCTGCAGGTCAAGGAGTGCCTGTTCGACGTACTCATGCTGCGCGAGGGAGAGTATCGATTCGAGGTGTTCGCCGTACGTCCCGCCACGTGGGGAGGGGAACCGATTCGCCCGGATGTCCTCCTGATGGAGGGGATGCAATTCCTGGATGAATATCCGCGATATCGCGGTATATTTCCCTCCGGCGATTATCGGGTTACTCGGAAGAGGGGAGTGCGCGTCGATCCGAACGCCTTGCCCGAAGAGGAACGGATCTTATGGATGGCACTCGACTTCTCGGAGGATCCGAACCGCGTCTACCGGAAGGCGTGCCTCACGGGATTCGAGGGGATCAAAGCGCTGGCCGCCCTCCTCCAGCGGGGGCTGATCGAGGTATTGGCGGCGGAGCCCGGAGTCCGTGTCGACCCCGGCAAGCGCCTGCGCGACGAGATCGCATTCCGGCGCCGATTCGACGCGATCAGGATGGCGCTTTGGGGCGTGGCGGTGGCTGCGTCGGCCGTGTGGGTCTACCGGGGGCTCCTCTCCCGGTGCGTGTTCCGGACCTTCACGGCATGGATAGACTTCTTCTGA
- a CDS encoding PhoH family protein, with translation MDRLLLMREAGAVNDAREETVRFEDASVLRDLFGVHDSHLKALERALGVTIRPGGNEARVSGDAIPVELAGKVLSGLYRVLRRGIPVTGNDVEAAIRIVSADRNADVSAVFEDVVFKSSRNRTITPKSVAQKQYLDAIREFDIVFGVGPAGTGKTFLAMAMAVGYLLRKEVKRIVLVRPAVEAGERLGFLPGDMAEKVNPYLRPLHDALYTMLEFEQAAKLMERGTIEVAPLAFMRGRTLNDSFVILDEAQNTTSEQMKMFLTRIGFGSRAVITGDITQTDLPSGKVSGLNEAIAILDGVAGIRFCRFTDIDVVRHPIVQEIIKAYERFEKRDQEQ, from the coding sequence ATGGATAGACTTCTTCTGATGCGGGAGGCGGGCGCGGTGAACGACGCGAGGGAAGAGACGGTCCGGTTCGAGGATGCCTCCGTCCTGCGGGACCTCTTCGGAGTGCACGACTCCCACCTGAAGGCCCTCGAACGGGCGCTTGGGGTGACGATCCGGCCCGGCGGCAACGAGGCGCGAGTCTCGGGGGATGCGATCCCGGTGGAGCTGGCGGGGAAGGTCCTGTCCGGTCTGTACCGGGTGCTTCGGCGCGGCATTCCGGTCACCGGGAACGACGTCGAGGCGGCGATCCGCATCGTCTCCGCCGACAGGAATGCCGACGTGTCCGCGGTGTTCGAGGACGTGGTGTTCAAGTCGTCGCGGAACCGCACGATCACGCCCAAAAGCGTCGCCCAGAAGCAATACCTCGACGCTATCCGTGAGTTCGATATCGTCTTCGGCGTGGGTCCCGCAGGGACGGGGAAAACGTTTCTTGCGATGGCGATGGCGGTCGGGTACCTCTTGCGCAAGGAGGTGAAAAGGATCGTCCTGGTCCGGCCTGCGGTGGAGGCGGGGGAGCGGCTCGGTTTCCTCCCCGGGGACATGGCGGAAAAGGTGAACCCGTACCTGCGCCCTCTCCACGACGCGCTGTACACCATGCTCGAGTTCGAACAGGCGGCGAAGCTCATGGAACGGGGGACGATCGAGGTGGCTCCGCTGGCCTTCATGCGGGGCCGAACCTTGAACGACTCCTTCGTCATCCTTGACGAGGCGCAGAACACGACTTCCGAGCAGATGAAGATGTTCCTCACCCGGATCGGCTTCGGTTCCCGGGCGGTGATCACGGGGGACATCACGCAGACGGATCTTCCGTCGGGAAAGGTTTCGGGGTTGAACGAGGCGATCGCCATCCTTGACGGGGTGGCGGGGATCCGGTTCTGCCGGTTCACCGACATCGACGTGGTCCGGCACCCCATCGTCCAGGAGATCATCAAGGCGTATGAGCGGTTCGAAAAGCGCGACCAGGAACAGTAG
- a CDS encoding HDIG domain-containing metalloprotein → MSGSKSATRNSSRSPENGASPRGRYWRVLALSLGSGAIFAILFYLWGRELFPRAAGRWGGAFPFIGAVALTLAVALFLSEWFGFAGREVRKVRLAARDFLFLCSLALLLFFTAKAVIDLLAEIPALEHGVPTRVYAYLIPLPAFAMVVRVLINSETSILFTVAASVLAAAAVSGSWPALLFLLLAGTAGAARARRVPDRSRMLLAGAQTAPVCALAAAALEFSFHGGGGVLWAGIFGAVNGLLSGPIALAVMPVAESAFGYASDIRLMELSGTGHPLLSRLMMEAPGTFHHSVMVGTLAEAGALAIGANPVLCRVAALYHDIGKLGKPMYYSENQAGVVNVHDAMSPGLSRAVILSHVKEGVRMAGEYRLGDRITEIIGQHHGTSLLYFFLDKAKPMIQDRKASEEMFRYPGPKPKTREAAIIMLADAAEAAVRSLGRPAPQEVDETVTAIVNRIYLDGQLNECDLTLRDLHAVGRAISQVLAAVAHGRVDYPEAGKGAV, encoded by the coding sequence ATGAGCGGTTCGAAAAGCGCGACCAGGAACAGTAGCCGTTCGCCGGAGAACGGGGCGTCGCCGCGGGGCCGCTACTGGCGGGTCCTCGCGCTGAGCCTCGGGTCGGGCGCCATCTTTGCGATCCTCTTCTACCTCTGGGGTCGGGAACTCTTTCCGAGAGCGGCGGGTCGGTGGGGAGGGGCCTTCCCCTTCATCGGCGCGGTCGCGCTCACGCTGGCCGTCGCCCTCTTTCTTTCGGAATGGTTCGGATTCGCCGGCCGCGAGGTCCGAAAGGTCCGGCTGGCGGCGCGGGACTTCCTCTTCCTCTGCTCTCTCGCTCTCCTCCTGTTCTTCACGGCAAAAGCGGTGATCGACCTGCTGGCGGAGATCCCGGCGCTCGAGCACGGCGTTCCGACACGGGTGTACGCCTATCTGATCCCCCTGCCCGCCTTTGCGATGGTGGTCCGGGTACTCATCAACTCCGAGACGTCGATCCTCTTCACGGTCGCCGCGTCGGTCCTTGCGGCCGCCGCCGTCTCGGGGAGCTGGCCTGCGCTCCTGTTCCTCCTCCTGGCCGGAACTGCCGGCGCTGCGCGCGCCCGCCGGGTGCCGGACCGGTCCCGGATGCTGTTGGCCGGTGCGCAGACCGCGCCCGTGTGCGCTCTCGCTGCGGCGGCCCTCGAGTTTTCCTTCCACGGTGGGGGGGGGGTGCTGTGGGCCGGGATCTTCGGCGCCGTCAACGGCCTCCTGTCCGGGCCGATCGCTCTCGCGGTCATGCCGGTGGCGGAGTCCGCCTTCGGCTACGCGAGCGACATCCGCCTGATGGAACTGTCCGGCACCGGTCACCCTCTCCTCTCCCGCCTGATGATGGAGGCTCCCGGGACGTTCCACCACAGCGTGATGGTCGGGACGCTGGCGGAGGCCGGCGCGCTCGCCATCGGCGCCAACCCGGTGCTTTGCCGCGTCGCCGCCCTCTACCACGACATTGGAAAACTCGGGAAGCCCATGTACTATTCCGAGAACCAGGCCGGCGTGGTGAACGTCCACGATGCCATGTCTCCCGGGCTCTCCCGTGCGGTGATCCTTTCCCACGTGAAGGAGGGGGTTCGCATGGCGGGGGAGTACCGGTTGGGAGACCGGATCACCGAGATCATCGGGCAGCACCACGGGACGAGCCTTCTGTACTTTTTCCTCGACAAGGCGAAGCCGATGATCCAGGACCGGAAGGCGTCGGAGGAGATGTTCCGGTACCCGGGACCGAAGCCGAAGACGCGCGAGGCGGCGATCATCATGCTGGCCGACGCGGCCGAGGCGGCGGTGAGAAGTCTTGGCCGCCCCGCGCCCCAGGAGGTGGACGAGACCGTCACCGCAATCGTCAACCGGATCTACCTCGACGGCCAGTTGAACGAGTGCGACCTTACGCTGCGCGACCTGCACGCCGTCGGCCGAGCGATCAGCCAGGTCCTCGCCGCCGTCGCGCACGGCCGCGTGGACTACCCGGAAGCAGGGAAGGGTGCCGTATGA
- the ybeY gene encoding rRNA maturation RNase YbeY, translating to MTRRHIATQATKGCFSADCTAGGSHSGVQALSGDIPAKGGHSWINSGTQGRSVLPLREGVSPAHDRYRVSLRQDLRPAPFPGRRLKAYARAALALLSTSGADVRVRVVGDAAIARWNREYLGRDRPTNVLSFPEADGVPALGSCVAGDIVVSATTCLSETGGWKEDPEARVFFFVLHGILHLAGYDHEGGGAQARRMRRKELALYRRVLDEEGRGRSR from the coding sequence ATGACGCGGCGGCACATCGCGACACAAGCCACCAAGGGGTGTTTCTCGGCAGATTGTACGGCAGGAGGGAGTCACTCTGGGGTGCAGGCGCTTTCAGGGGACATACCTGCCAAGGGGGGACATTCCTGGATCAACTCCGGGACACAGGGAAGGAGCGTCCTCCCACTGCGGGAAGGTGTGTCCCCTGCCCATGACCGATACCGTGTCAGCCTTCGTCAGGACCTACGCCCGGCTCCGTTTCCAGGACGGCGGCTGAAGGCGTATGCCCGCGCGGCGCTCGCTCTCCTGTCGACGAGCGGAGCCGACGTGCGTGTCCGCGTGGTCGGGGACGCCGCGATCGCGCGCTGGAATCGGGAATATCTCGGCCGGGACCGCCCCACGAACGTCCTCTCCTTCCCGGAGGCCGATGGCGTCCCGGCGCTTGGCTCTTGCGTTGCGGGGGACATCGTCGTTTCCGCGACGACCTGCCTTTCGGAGACCGGCGGATGGAAGGAAGACCCGGAGGCGCGGGTTTTCTTCTTCGTCCTCCACGGCATCCTCCACCTCGCGGGATACGACCACGAAGGCGGCGGCGCGCAGGCGCGTCGGA